From a region of the Xanthomonas rydalmerensis genome:
- the mltB gene encoding lytic murein transglycosylase B, whose amino-acid sequence MIRRSLICLLTLGLVACATQPKAPPSPPQASAPPPAPRPAPPAEAAPEVVQAPPVDLTPVPFEVARANFVRDTAAKYGMEPAQIEATLAQAQFKDAIVAAMSRPAERVKPWSEYRPMFISQARIDGGRAFLTTHRDELQRVQARTGVPAEVIVAIIGVETSYGKNAGSYRVLDALYTLAFRYPRSGDPAKLEREVRRELFFRDELGQLFALGREENLDITTLIGSYAGAMGLGQFMPSSYRQFAVDGDGDGKRNLFSDYDDAFSSIANYFVKKGGWVRDGVVAVPATLRPGAEEFNPSDWTPTYTLADLAARGYTPTAPVPATAGGATPITLDGSAGKQYWLGFQNYYAITRYNNSKMYAMAVYQLSQAIAGKELPPA is encoded by the coding sequence ATGATCCGACGCTCGCTGATTTGCCTGCTCACGCTTGGCCTGGTCGCATGCGCGACCCAGCCCAAGGCGCCACCGTCGCCGCCGCAGGCCAGCGCGCCGCCGCCTGCGCCGCGCCCGGCACCACCGGCCGAGGCCGCCCCGGAAGTGGTGCAGGCACCGCCGGTGGACCTGACCCCGGTGCCGTTCGAGGTCGCCCGCGCCAACTTCGTCCGCGATACCGCGGCCAAGTACGGCATGGAGCCGGCACAGATCGAGGCGACCCTGGCACAGGCCCAATTCAAGGATGCGATCGTTGCGGCGATGTCGCGCCCGGCCGAGCGGGTCAAGCCGTGGAGCGAATACCGGCCGATGTTCATCAGCCAGGCGCGGATCGATGGCGGCCGTGCCTTCCTGACCACGCATCGCGACGAACTGCAGCGGGTGCAGGCGCGCACCGGCGTGCCGGCCGAAGTCATCGTGGCGATCATTGGCGTGGAGACCAGCTACGGCAAGAACGCCGGCTCCTACCGCGTGCTGGACGCGCTGTACACGCTGGCGTTCCGCTATCCGCGCAGCGGCGATCCGGCCAAGCTCGAGCGCGAGGTGCGCCGCGAACTGTTCTTCCGCGACGAACTCGGCCAGTTGTTCGCGCTGGGCCGCGAGGAGAACCTGGACATCACCACCCTGATCGGCAGCTATGCCGGCGCGATGGGCCTGGGCCAGTTCATGCCGTCCAGCTACCGCCAGTTCGCCGTCGATGGCGATGGCGACGGCAAGCGCAACCTGTTCAGCGACTACGACGACGCGTTCTCGTCCATCGCCAACTACTTCGTCAAGAAGGGCGGCTGGGTGCGCGACGGCGTGGTCGCGGTGCCGGCGACGCTGCGTCCGGGCGCCGAGGAATTCAATCCCAGCGACTGGACCCCGACCTACACCCTGGCCGACCTGGCCGCGCGCGGCTACACGCCGACCGCGCCGGTGCCGGCGACGGCCGGCGGCGCCACCCCGATCACGCTCGACGGCAGCGCCGGCAAGCAGTACTGGCTGGGCTTCCAGAACTACTACGCGATCACCCGCTACAACAATTCCAAGATGTACGCGATGGCCGTCTATCAACTGTCCCAGGCCATCGCCGGCAAGGAGTTACCCCCGGCATGA
- a CDS encoding septal ring lytic transglycosylase RlpA family protein, producing MNPNALLRIAPVVAVLALAACSSAPKKTAGGASPGIRVEGKGPAHVATGCPSTSPYAPAKEDPSKRGNYTAGGLYAPGVRDTTPDYVPNVACIPEPLVTDEPRSAIGNRSPYTVLGREYVVIDDPHSYVERGTASYYGGKFHGRLTSNREVYDMYAFTAAHKTLPLPSFALVTNLDNGESVVVRINDRGPFHDDRLIDLSYAAAVKLGITGKGTGRVEVRGLTPADNGDLLARRRTGRQPATLLASARSDATTRDPAAVRRAAQMDDLVKTLPAKSSGSAGGTVAAAATVPARAVPVAAVAAPTAAAATATAAALPEGERWRYRVQDAPGRVGDADRFDAWMKSRGVRVATGKPTTPAPSVAAASAPARGSRGVATAKPTAAPAAAAAAPTVAVATPATPATPPAPVATTAPRAEADSARGPLGILLQVASFASRENANRALSQLASAGIVGASISDIVSGGRTLWRLRVAAEDHGRAAELATRIAGLGFGRPQIVKD from the coding sequence ATGAACCCGAACGCGCTGCTCCGGATCGCTCCCGTCGTCGCTGTGCTGGCGCTGGCCGCCTGCAGCAGCGCTCCGAAGAAGACCGCCGGCGGCGCCAGCCCTGGCATCCGCGTCGAGGGCAAGGGGCCGGCGCACGTCGCCACCGGCTGCCCGTCGACCTCGCCCTACGCGCCGGCCAAGGAAGACCCGTCCAAGCGCGGCAACTACACCGCCGGCGGCCTGTACGCGCCCGGCGTGCGCGATACCACACCGGACTACGTGCCCAACGTCGCCTGCATCCCCGAGCCGCTGGTCACCGACGAACCGCGTTCGGCGATCGGCAACCGCTCGCCGTACACGGTGCTGGGCCGCGAGTACGTGGTCATCGACGATCCGCACAGCTACGTCGAGCGCGGCACCGCCTCCTACTACGGCGGCAAGTTCCATGGCCGGCTGACCTCCAACCGCGAGGTCTACGACATGTACGCGTTCACCGCCGCGCACAAGACCCTGCCGCTGCCCAGCTTCGCCCTGGTCACCAACCTGGACAACGGCGAATCGGTGGTGGTGCGGATCAACGACCGCGGCCCGTTCCACGACGACCGGCTGATCGACCTGAGCTACGCGGCGGCGGTCAAGCTCGGCATCACCGGCAAGGGCACCGGCCGCGTGGAAGTGCGCGGACTGACCCCGGCCGACAACGGTGATCTGCTGGCGCGTCGCCGTACCGGCCGCCAGCCCGCGACGCTGCTGGCCAGCGCGCGCAGCGACGCCACCACGCGCGATCCGGCCGCGGTGCGGCGCGCCGCGCAAATGGACGACCTGGTGAAGACCCTGCCGGCGAAATCGAGTGGATCGGCCGGCGGCACCGTGGCCGCCGCCGCGACCGTGCCGGCGCGCGCGGTTCCGGTGGCTGCGGTTGCCGCGCCGACCGCCGCGGCGGCGACCGCCACGGCCGCGGCGCTGCCGGAAGGCGAGCGCTGGCGCTACCGCGTGCAGGATGCGCCGGGCCGGGTCGGCGATGCCGACCGCTTCGATGCCTGGATGAAGTCGCGCGGCGTGCGCGTGGCCACCGGCAAGCCGACCACGCCCGCGCCCAGCGTGGCCGCGGCGAGTGCGCCGGCACGCGGATCCCGTGGCGTCGCGACGGCCAAGCCCACTGCCGCGCCTGCGGCCGCCGCGGCAGCGCCGACCGTCGCCGTGGCGACGCCGGCGACGCCGGCGACTCCGCCTGCGCCGGTCGCCACCACCGCGCCGCGCGCCGAGGCCGACAGCGCGCGCGGGCCGCTCGGCATCCTGCTGCAGGTGGCCAGCTTCGCCAGTCGCGAGAACGCCAACCGCGCGCTGTCGCAGCTCGCTTCGGCCGGCATCGTCGGCGCCAGCATCAGCGACATCGTCTCCGGCGGCCGCACCCTGTGGCGGCTGCGGGTGGCGGCCGAAGACCATGGCCGCGCCGCGGAGCTGGCCACCCGCATCGCCGGCCTGGGTTTCGGCCGGCCGCAGATCGTCAAGGATTGA
- a CDS encoding D-alanyl-D-alanine carboxypeptidase family protein: protein MKFRFAVAAVATFAVGLVSAQTPGPVPAPPPAAAAAPATVAIPPAPKPAVSKSWVLMDYATGQVLAGENEHARVAPASITKVMTSYVIAAELKLGKITRDDQVMLSERAWREGGAGTDGSYSGFPVNKTARLEDMEKGMAIQSGNDAAIALAEHTAGSEEAFASLMNEYAKKIGMTGSHFVNAHGLSAEGHYTTAYDLALLGRAMVRDYPETYAYNKIKEFRVGDITQPNRNLLLWRDPSVDGIKTGHTSEAGYCLLSSAKRGDQRLIAVVMGDSSEKQRAEDSLALLNWGFRFFETHSLYEPGKQVAQQRVWKGTEKQVLLGVAQPLLVSVPRGRYNELKPAIEVPKTLEAPIKQGQQIGMVKVSLDGKVVAQAPLVALKAVDEAGFFKRLWDSFWMWWESE, encoded by the coding sequence ATGAAATTCCGCTTCGCCGTCGCTGCCGTGGCCACGTTCGCCGTCGGCCTGGTTTCCGCGCAGACGCCCGGCCCGGTTCCCGCGCCGCCGCCCGCTGCCGCCGCCGCTCCGGCCACCGTGGCGATCCCGCCCGCGCCGAAGCCGGCCGTGTCCAAGTCCTGGGTGCTGATGGACTACGCCACCGGCCAGGTGCTGGCCGGCGAGAACGAACACGCACGCGTGGCCCCGGCCAGCATCACCAAGGTGATGACCTCGTACGTGATCGCGGCCGAACTGAAGCTGGGCAAGATCACCCGCGACGACCAGGTCATGCTCAGCGAGCGCGCCTGGCGCGAGGGCGGCGCCGGCACCGACGGCAGCTACAGCGGCTTCCCGGTCAACAAGACCGCGCGCCTGGAAGACATGGAAAAGGGCATGGCGATCCAGTCCGGCAACGACGCGGCGATCGCGTTGGCCGAACATACCGCCGGCAGCGAGGAAGCCTTCGCGTCGCTGATGAACGAGTACGCGAAGAAGATCGGCATGACCGGCTCGCACTTCGTCAACGCCCACGGCCTGTCGGCCGAAGGCCACTACACCACCGCCTACGATCTGGCGCTGCTGGGCCGGGCGATGGTGCGCGACTACCCGGAAACCTACGCCTACAACAAGATCAAGGAATTCCGCGTCGGCGACATCACCCAGCCGAACCGCAACCTGCTGCTGTGGCGCGACCCCAGCGTGGACGGCATCAAGACCGGCCACACCTCCGAGGCCGGCTACTGCCTGCTCAGCTCTGCCAAGCGCGGCGACCAGCGCCTGATCGCAGTGGTGATGGGCGACAGCTCCGAGAAGCAGCGCGCCGAGGACAGCCTGGCGCTGTTGAACTGGGGCTTCCGCTTCTTCGAGACCCACAGCCTGTACGAGCCGGGCAAGCAGGTCGCGCAGCAGCGCGTGTGGAAGGGCACCGAGAAGCAGGTGCTGCTGGGCGTGGCGCAGCCGCTGCTGGTCAGCGTGCCGCGCGGCCGCTACAACGAGCTGAAGCCGGCGATCGAAGTGCCCAAGACCCTGGAAGCGCCGATCAAGCAGGGCCAGCAGATCGGCATGGTCAAGGTGAGCCTGGACGGCAAGGTGGTGGCGCAGGCCCCGCTGGTGGCGCTGAAGGCGGTCGACGAGGCCGGCTTCTTCAAGCGTCTGTGGGACAGCTTCTGGATGTGGTGGGAATCGGAGTAA
- a CDS encoding lipid A deacylase LpxR family protein, which produces MPSSRPFLPLAAALALAAAPAAATECPRETREATPPTVNFRLDNDLFGGAGQDQGYTNGFGLILVSPNLRDYTDDPCLPRLARAVNRSLTWLQPNSDFTQRNMTFAIGQALFTPTDKTRRDLIEDDRPYAGLLLMNIGYNARNDDRLRTTQLTLGLIGPSAQGKQVQDAVHEVLGDAKFQGWDNQLHDEPVFRVLHERMRRWSGEGSRDGWGWDAISHWGGALGTLDTHANAGMELRLGWKLPDDFGSSPLRPAGENVAPPASSVGSGWSAHLFVTSDGRWVLRDITLDGNTFRDSHSVKKRPFVGDAGVGLAVTRGKWKFALARYWRTREFDLQRQTPVFGSFTISYRL; this is translated from the coding sequence ATGCCGTCATCGCGCCCGTTTCTCCCCCTTGCCGCCGCGCTCGCCCTCGCCGCAGCGCCGGCCGCCGCCACCGAATGCCCACGCGAGACGCGGGAGGCGACCCCGCCCACGGTCAACTTCCGCCTCGACAACGACCTGTTCGGCGGCGCCGGCCAGGATCAGGGCTATACCAACGGCTTCGGCCTGATCCTGGTCTCGCCGAACCTGCGCGACTACACCGACGACCCCTGCCTGCCGCGGCTGGCGCGGGCGGTGAACCGCTCTCTGACCTGGCTGCAGCCGAACAGCGACTTCACCCAGCGCAACATGACCTTCGCGATCGGGCAGGCGCTGTTCACCCCCACCGACAAGACCCGCCGCGACCTGATCGAGGACGACCGTCCCTACGCCGGCCTGTTGCTGATGAACATCGGCTACAACGCGCGCAACGACGACCGCCTGCGCACCACGCAACTCACCCTGGGCCTGATCGGCCCTTCGGCACAGGGCAAGCAGGTACAGGATGCGGTGCACGAGGTGCTCGGCGACGCCAAGTTCCAGGGCTGGGACAACCAGTTGCACGACGAACCGGTGTTCCGCGTGCTGCACGAACGCATGCGCCGCTGGTCCGGCGAGGGCAGCCGCGACGGCTGGGGCTGGGACGCGATCAGCCACTGGGGCGGCGCGCTGGGCACGCTGGACACCCACGCCAATGCCGGCATGGAACTGCGCCTGGGCTGGAAGCTGCCGGACGATTTCGGCAGTTCGCCGCTGCGTCCCGCCGGCGAGAACGTCGCCCCGCCCGCCAGCAGCGTCGGCAGCGGCTGGTCGGCGCATCTGTTCGTGACCAGCGACGGCCGCTGGGTACTGCGCGACATCACCCTGGACGGCAACACCTTCCGCGACAGCCACAGCGTGAAGAAGCGCCCCTTCGTCGGCGACGCCGGCGTCGGCCTGGCGGTGACGCGCGGCAAGTGGAAGTTCGCGCTCGCCCGCTACTGGCGCACCCGCGAATTCGACCTGCAGCGACAGACGCCGGTATTCGGGAGTTTCACGATCAGCTATCGGCTTTAG
- a CDS encoding YbeD family protein yields MDITSDNPDHGFQFPGVFELSAMGTADTGLEAELPRLLAAAGVEVMDERISWKHSSNGKYVSVRIAFRAADRAQYDAAHQALREHPEVKWTL; encoded by the coding sequence ATGGACATCACTTCCGACAACCCCGATCACGGTTTCCAGTTCCCCGGCGTGTTCGAACTGAGCGCCATGGGCACCGCCGACACCGGCCTGGAGGCCGAGCTGCCGCGCCTGCTCGCCGCCGCCGGCGTGGAGGTGATGGACGAGCGCATCAGCTGGAAGCATTCGTCCAACGGCAAATACGTGTCGGTGCGCATCGCCTTCCGTGCCGCGGACCGCGCCCAGTACGACGCCGCGCACCAGGCGCTGCGCGAGCACCCGGAAGTGAAGTGGACGCTGTAG
- the lipB gene encoding lipoyl(octanoyl) transferase LipB, which translates to MDAVAADAPVAPATTLPPCRVRQLGRQPYEPVWRAMQRFTDTRDEATPDELWVVEHDPVFTLGQAGKPEHVLAPGDIPVLQVDRGGQVTYHGPGQLVVYPLLDLRRLHIGVRDYVCRIEQAIIDTLDEWNILGQRREGAPGVYVGGAKVAALGIRVRRGCTFHGLSFNVAMDLEPFHRINPCGYQGLQVTAVLDLGGPSGMQAVTPVLLAQLARQFGLTLQPLDALPDLSLTHAA; encoded by the coding sequence GTGGACGCTGTAGCCGCGGACGCGCCAGTGGCGCCGGCAACGACGCTGCCGCCGTGCCGCGTCCGCCAGCTCGGCCGCCAGCCCTACGAGCCGGTGTGGCGGGCGATGCAGCGCTTCACCGATACGCGCGACGAGGCGACCCCCGACGAGTTGTGGGTGGTCGAACACGACCCGGTATTCACCCTCGGCCAGGCCGGCAAGCCGGAACACGTGCTGGCGCCAGGCGACATCCCGGTGCTGCAGGTCGACCGCGGCGGCCAGGTCACCTACCACGGCCCCGGCCAGTTGGTGGTGTACCCGTTGCTGGACCTGCGCCGGCTGCACATCGGCGTGCGCGACTACGTGTGCCGCATCGAGCAGGCGATCATCGACACCCTCGACGAATGGAACATCCTCGGCCAGCGCCGCGAGGGCGCGCCGGGTGTCTACGTCGGCGGCGCCAAGGTCGCCGCGCTCGGCATCCGCGTGCGGCGCGGCTGCACCTTCCACGGCCTGTCGTTCAACGTGGCGATGGACCTGGAGCCGTTCCACCGGATCAATCCCTGCGGCTACCAGGGCCTGCAGGTGACTGCGGTGCTAGACTTGGGCGGTCCCTCCGGCATGCAGGCGGTCACTCCGGTCCTGCTGGCCCAACTGGCGCGCCAGTTCGGGCTGACCCTGCAGCCGCTCGACGCCTTGCCCGACCTCTCGCTCACGCACGCGGCCTGA
- the lipA gene encoding lipoyl synthase has product MTQPSARSIPLQVLSGDSASAPLQTGVKQLGGDKIARSPVQFADAPVLRKPSWIRVRIPSGNAVQTLKAKLRENRLVTVCEEASCPNIHECFGHGTATFMILGEVCTRRCSFCDVAHGRPKPPDAGEPASLAQTVADMGLKYVVVTSVDRDDLRDGGAQHFADCIGAIRAAAPTTRIEILTPDFRGKGRMDRALEILATNPPDVFNHNIETVPDLYPNVRPGADYQWSLTLLKKFKAQHPAIATKSGIMLGLGETLEQVQATLRDLRAHDVDMVTIGQYLQPTAHHHPVMRYWTPDEYKALEEYGNALGFSHVASGPMVRSSYHADRQAAGAGVAA; this is encoded by the coding sequence ATGACCCAGCCCAGCGCACGCTCCATTCCCTTGCAGGTCCTTTCCGGCGACAGCGCCTCCGCGCCGCTGCAGACCGGCGTCAAGCAGTTGGGCGGCGACAAGATCGCGCGCTCGCCGGTGCAGTTCGCCGACGCGCCGGTGCTGCGCAAACCCTCGTGGATCCGCGTGCGCATTCCCTCCGGCAATGCGGTGCAGACCCTCAAGGCCAAGCTGCGCGAGAACCGTCTGGTCACCGTCTGCGAAGAGGCCAGCTGCCCGAACATCCACGAGTGCTTCGGCCACGGCACCGCCACCTTCATGATCCTGGGCGAGGTCTGCACCCGGCGTTGCTCGTTCTGCGATGTCGCCCACGGCCGGCCCAAGCCGCCGGACGCCGGCGAGCCGGCCAGCCTGGCGCAGACCGTGGCCGACATGGGCCTGAAGTACGTGGTGGTGACCAGCGTCGACCGCGACGACCTGCGCGACGGCGGCGCCCAGCATTTCGCCGACTGCATCGGCGCGATCCGCGCCGCCGCGCCGACCACCCGCATCGAGATCCTGACCCCGGACTTCCGCGGCAAGGGCCGCATGGACCGTGCGCTGGAGATCCTGGCGACCAATCCGCCGGACGTGTTCAATCACAACATCGAGACCGTGCCGGACCTGTATCCCAACGTGCGTCCCGGCGCCGACTACCAGTGGTCGCTGACCCTGCTGAAGAAGTTCAAGGCGCAGCATCCGGCCATCGCCACCAAGTCCGGCATCATGCTCGGCCTGGGCGAGACCCTGGAGCAGGTGCAGGCGACCCTGCGCGACCTGCGCGCGCACGACGTGGACATGGTCACCATCGGCCAGTACCTGCAGCCGACCGCGCATCACCACCCGGTGATGCGCTACTGGACGCCGGACGAATACAAGGCGCTGGAGGAGTACGGCAACGCGCTGGGCTTCAGCCACGTCGCCTCCGGCCCGATGGTGCGCTCGTCCTACCACGCCGATCGCCAGGCTGCCGGCGCCGGCGTCGCCGCCTGA